A genomic stretch from Pseudooceanicola aestuarii includes:
- a CDS encoding iron-siderophore ABC transporter substrate-binding protein encodes MFRTQALALLFSVLLPGLAQACDGRLIEDPAIYNAPLCLPAEPQRVVVLDASFGLGIALDAGLAVVGAPLDLMSDATLKSRAEAAGVTSIGLVTEPSLETIVALQPDLILGFTGSESMASGIYPMAAQLAPTMLYTSLDWAEFYRLLGGLTGQQAEVEDALAAFEVRLADLRDRMPETTVSVLRITSWDFQVYMDSPVTYAPFEIMRRAGVHRSAYETTDDPSLAMKRPDWEELARLDGDILLYIVGGTNASATDGRHEEVLGNPLWQMLPAVQAGRVHRIDPAVWMEFSGLASAHRVLDDLERYVIGQP; translated from the coding sequence ATGTTCAGAACTCAGGCTCTTGCCCTTCTTTTTTCCGTCCTGCTGCCGGGGCTGGCGCAGGCCTGCGACGGGCGGCTGATCGAAGATCCGGCCATCTACAACGCCCCCCTCTGCCTGCCCGCCGAACCGCAGCGGGTGGTGGTGCTGGACGCCAGTTTCGGCCTGGGAATTGCGCTGGATGCCGGGCTGGCCGTGGTCGGCGCACCGCTGGACCTGATGAGCGACGCGACCCTGAAATCCCGCGCCGAGGCGGCGGGCGTCACCTCCATCGGGCTGGTGACGGAACCCAGCCTGGAAACCATCGTGGCCCTGCAACCGGACCTGATCCTCGGCTTTACCGGATCCGAATCCATGGCCTCCGGCATCTATCCGATGGCCGCACAACTGGCGCCGACGATGCTTTATACCTCGCTCGACTGGGCCGAATTCTACCGGCTGCTGGGCGGGCTGACGGGACAGCAGGCCGAGGTCGAGGACGCCCTGGCCGCCTTCGAGGTCCGGCTGGCCGATCTGCGGGACCGGATGCCCGAAACGACGGTCTCGGTGCTGCGGATCACCTCCTGGGATTTTCAGGTCTACATGGACAGCCCCGTGACCTATGCCCCGTTCGAGATCATGCGCCGCGCCGGGGTTCACCGCAGCGCCTACGAGACGACGGATGATCCCTCCCTGGCCATGAAACGCCCGGATTGGGAAGAACTGGCCCGGCTGGACGGGGATATCCTGTTGTATATCGTGGGCGGCACCAATGCCTCTGCCACCGACGGGCGGCACGAGGAGGTGCTGGGCAACCCGCTTTGGCAGATGCTGCCCGCGGTTCAGGCCGGGCGGGTGCACCGCATTGATCCTGCGGTCTGGATGGAGTTCAGCGGCCTGGCGTCGGCCCATCGCGTGCTGGACGATCTGGAACGCTATGTGATCGGCCAGCCTTGA
- a CDS encoding FecCD family ABC transporter permease, with translation MTPGARNEAYRLGAPRNGAILILLMLMLIALALWSLTIGATEITPVEVLRAFTAPEGRRADIVLHDVRLPRMAAALIIGALLAVAGAIMQAVTGNPMADPGLLGVNAGAAFAVVLAIALAGITATGTLIWIAFAGAGLAAGAVYGLGAAGRSGATPVKLVLAGVVVASFLTALTTAVMVVDAQTFDVVRLWTAGSVKGRQMQDILAVLPHALVGLVLALALRGQFDALALGADVASGLGQSQALWRPIAALLVVVLAGSAVALAGPVGFVGLVVPHIVRLSLGGDYRRLLPVAALVGAGLTLLADTLPRALWGRDMPVGITLALIGAPVFVWLARRAGGAA, from the coding sequence TTGACCCCTGGCGCCCGGAACGAGGCGTATCGGCTCGGCGCCCCTCGCAATGGCGCGATCCTGATCCTGCTGATGCTGATGTTGATCGCGCTGGCACTTTGGTCGCTGACCATCGGCGCCACGGAGATCACCCCGGTGGAGGTTCTGCGCGCCTTCACCGCGCCCGAGGGGCGTCGCGCAGATATCGTCCTGCATGACGTCCGCCTGCCCCGTATGGCCGCCGCCCTGATCATCGGCGCCTTGCTGGCCGTGGCGGGGGCGATCATGCAGGCTGTCACCGGCAACCCGATGGCCGACCCGGGACTTCTGGGGGTCAATGCGGGCGCGGCGTTCGCCGTGGTGCTGGCCATTGCCCTGGCCGGTATCACCGCAACCGGAACGCTGATCTGGATCGCCTTCGCCGGGGCCGGGCTGGCGGCCGGGGCGGTCTACGGTCTGGGGGCAGCCGGCCGCAGCGGCGCCACCCCGGTGAAACTGGTGCTGGCCGGTGTCGTCGTCGCCAGCTTCCTGACCGCGCTGACAACCGCGGTGATGGTGGTAGATGCCCAGACCTTTGACGTGGTGCGCCTGTGGACCGCCGGATCGGTCAAGGGCCGGCAGATGCAGGATATCCTGGCCGTCCTGCCCCATGCGCTGGTCGGGCTGGTCCTGGCGCTGGCGTTGCGGGGGCAATTCGACGCTCTGGCCCTGGGCGCGGATGTGGCCAGCGGGTTGGGCCAGTCGCAGGCGCTGTGGCGGCCGATTGCGGCGCTGTTGGTGGTGGTGCTCGCGGGAAGCGCCGTGGCTCTGGCCGGGCCGGTGGGATTTGTCGGGCTGGTGGTGCCGCATATCGTGCGTCTGTCGCTGGGCGGCGATTACCGGCGATTGCTGCCGGTGGCGGCGCTGGTCGGGGCGGGGCTGACGCTGTTGGCCGATACTCTGCCGCGCGCGCTCTGGGGACGTGACATGCCGGTGGGCATCACCCTGGCACTGATCGGCGCGCCGGTCTTTGTCTGGCTGGCCCGGCGCGCCGGGGGCGCGGCATGA
- a CDS encoding FecCD family ABC transporter permease produces the protein MRPPVPPTRTGLRLSVLALILALAGVAALAIGDQPIRPVNVLGALTGLEGTPAVARIIVLDLRLPRIVLALLVGAALAIAGTAMQALMRNPLAEPGILGINSGAALAAMVVIVGLGAVPETALPVLAFAGALAMTLAIYGLAWRSGVTSLRIILIGIGLGSLAGAGATFLSVFGPVAEVQRAMIWLAGSLNDSRWPKVWWLLCTGLPATVMIAALSRDMDLIGLGDDVARGRGQRVQLVQGAIILAVALLAGGAVAAAGPIAFVGLAAPHVARRLVGPGHAALIPGAALAGALLLVLADLLARRAMAPAQLPVGLTTALLGAPFFGYLLWKRRND, from the coding sequence ATGAGGCCTCCGGTGCCGCCCACCCGCACCGGCCTGCGGCTGAGCGTGCTGGCGCTGATACTGGCCTTGGCCGGGGTGGCGGCGCTGGCGATCGGCGATCAGCCGATCCGCCCCGTCAACGTGCTGGGTGCCCTGACAGGTCTGGAGGGTACGCCCGCCGTGGCCCGGATCATCGTGCTGGACCTGCGCCTGCCCCGGATCGTGCTGGCCCTGCTGGTCGGCGCGGCGCTGGCCATAGCGGGGACGGCGATGCAGGCGCTGATGCGCAATCCGCTGGCCGAACCGGGGATCCTGGGCATAAATTCCGGCGCCGCGCTTGCCGCGATGGTGGTGATCGTCGGGCTGGGAGCGGTGCCGGAAACCGCCCTGCCCGTCCTGGCGTTCGCCGGCGCGCTGGCCATGACGCTGGCGATCTACGGGCTGGCCTGGCGGTCGGGAGTGACCTCGTTGCGGATCATCCTGATCGGGATCGGGTTGGGGTCGCTGGCGGGGGCGGGCGCGACCTTTCTGTCGGTCTTCGGCCCGGTGGCGGAAGTGCAGCGCGCCATGATCTGGCTGGCCGGATCGCTGAACGACAGCCGCTGGCCCAAGGTCTGGTGGCTGCTTTGCACCGGTCTGCCCGCAACCGTGATGATCGCGGCGCTGTCCCGCGACATGGATCTGATCGGATTGGGGGACGATGTCGCGCGCGGACGCGGCCAGCGCGTTCAGCTGGTGCAGGGGGCGATCATCCTGGCTGTCGCCCTTCTGGCTGGGGGCGCGGTCGCCGCTGCCGGGCCCATCGCCTTTGTCGGGCTGGCCGCGCCGCATGTGGCGCGCAGGCTGGTGGGGCCCGGTCACGCCGCGCTGATCCCCGGTGCCGCGCTGGCCGGGGCGCTGCTGCTGGTGCTGGCGGACCTGCTGGCCCGGCGCGCCATGGCCCCGGCGCAACTGCCCGTCGGGCTGACCACCGCGCTGCTGGGCGCCCCGTTCTTTGGCTATCTGCTGTGGAAAAGACGCAATGACTGA
- a CDS encoding ABC transporter ATP-binding protein: MTDTSSPRPASGLRAEALTLGYGSDPVVTGLDLRIPPGAFTGLLGPNGSGKSTLLRALARLHPPRRGAVLLDGTPLREMGARALARQVGLLPQGATAPEGLNVTDLVRQGRYPHRSLLGRWTPADEAAVAHAMDRAAITDLRERPLDALSGGQRQRVWIAMVLAQDAPILLLDEPTTYLDLAHQIDLMELIRDFVEQQNMTIVAVLHDLNQAARYCDHLVMLKGGQIVARGDVTTIFRPDMIEPAFGVAVDVLTDPRSGRPYALPRGRSGAFRS; encoded by the coding sequence ATGACTGACACTTCCTCGCCCCGTCCCGCATCCGGGCTGCGCGCCGAGGCGCTGACCCTCGGATACGGCTCCGACCCGGTGGTGACCGGCCTCGACCTGCGGATTCCGCCCGGTGCCTTCACCGGGTTGCTGGGGCCGAACGGGTCGGGGAAATCCACCCTGTTGCGCGCGCTGGCCCGGCTGCATCCGCCCCGGCGCGGCGCCGTGCTGCTGGACGGCACGCCGCTGCGCGAGATGGGCGCGCGGGCGCTGGCCCGGCAGGTCGGGTTGTTGCCCCAGGGTGCCACCGCGCCCGAGGGCCTGAACGTGACGGACCTGGTGCGGCAGGGGCGCTATCCCCACCGCAGCCTGTTGGGCCGTTGGACCCCGGCGGACGAAGCCGCAGTGGCGCACGCCATGGACCGCGCCGCCATCACCGATCTGCGCGAACGTCCACTTGACGCCCTGTCGGGCGGGCAGCGGCAACGGGTCTGGATCGCCATGGTCCTCGCGCAGGACGCGCCGATCCTGCTGCTGGACGAGCCGACGACCTATCTGGACCTGGCCCACCAGATCGACCTGATGGAGCTGATCCGCGATTTTGTCGAACAGCAGAACATGACCATCGTCGCCGTGCTGCACGATCTGAACCAGGCCGCGCGCTATTGCGATCACCTGGTGATGCTGAAGGGCGGCCAGATCGTGGCGCGCGGCGATGTCACCACGATTTTCCGGCCCGACATGATCGAACCGGCCTTTGGTGTGGCGGTCGATGTGCTGACGGATCCGCGCAGCGGACGCCCCTATGCCCTGCCCCGCGGGCGCAGTGGTGCATTTCGGTCATAG
- a CDS encoding TonB-dependent receptor, which produces MGQFKTITWLAGGISVLAVNAALAQDGDVFALDPVFVYGDRAASEAGQSANSVAVVDAQALDQSTITTYRDAFRTMANVQAGDFVESGFIIRGVNSEGQTPGGLGTPLASYYIDGVQQTVEGTRRGPRSVFDAEQLEVYRGPQSTLSGRSALAGAMYLRTRDPDFSRSGKAYVAYGENNRKSVGLAFGDQLAPNLAYRISGEYFSKDNDLNYPSYRRFDRYGEIATEEYWTLRGKLLWQPAGDDSTNVLLSYSHSYDSPIPDDVAGPSWSTASTGYDARRGDIWGTILPDFYTVAVSEFPAFQDVRKTTVDNVGLEVTHKISDSLTFTAQTGYSHSVTERHSINEGTAGEFLTVDGEFDQTLITQEFRLNHEEPGLRWVAGLYAGQEDQGAFRDATLPNFSTFMPENQYSRNSADLFNLAAFGEVAYEFAPSWTVIAGGRLDYFDQTQTASLTTNGVLTSQTSSSFSDTVFIPKIGLEYALANDDRVSLIYQEGYRPGGSGILAATGAAYTYDAETAKTLELSYRGRALEDRLRFAGNVFFQQWDNQQVEIGSYPDNYVANAGRSESYGAELELEYTASQRLSLYSSIGLLNTEFKDFSAGGINYAGLSFPNAPETTLALGARWGGDTGWFALGNVKFTGASMSRLENGVARPATLEAYTTVDASVGYAWDNGAKLTVYGTNLFDTEYFTYENGPGVLATLGDRREIGVRFDYTF; this is translated from the coding sequence ATGGGCCAATTCAAGACAATCACATGGCTTGCAGGGGGCATCTCTGTCCTGGCCGTCAATGCAGCGCTGGCGCAGGATGGCGACGTTTTCGCGCTTGACCCGGTGTTCGTCTATGGCGACCGCGCCGCCAGCGAAGCGGGGCAAAGCGCCAATAGCGTGGCCGTCGTCGATGCGCAGGCGCTGGACCAATCCACCATCACCACCTATCGCGACGCCTTTCGCACCATGGCCAATGTGCAGGCCGGGGATTTCGTCGAAAGCGGGTTCATCATCCGGGGCGTGAACTCTGAAGGGCAGACCCCCGGCGGGCTGGGCACGCCGCTGGCCTCCTACTACATCGACGGCGTGCAACAGACGGTCGAGGGCACGCGCCGGGGTCCGCGCAGCGTCTTTGACGCCGAACAGCTGGAGGTCTATCGCGGTCCGCAATCCACCCTCTCGGGCCGGTCCGCATTGGCGGGGGCGATGTATCTGCGCACCCGCGACCCCGATTTCAGCCGGTCGGGCAAGGCCTATGTCGCCTATGGCGAGAACAACCGCAAATCCGTCGGACTGGCCTTTGGCGATCAGTTGGCGCCGAACCTGGCCTATCGGATCAGCGGCGAATATTTCTCCAAGGACAACGACCTGAACTACCCCTCCTACCGGCGCTTCGACCGCTACGGAGAGATCGCGACCGAAGAATACTGGACCCTGCGCGGCAAGCTGCTGTGGCAACCGGCGGGCGATGACAGCACCAATGTCCTGCTCAGCTATTCGCATTCCTACGACAGCCCGATCCCGGATGACGTGGCCGGCCCGTCCTGGTCGACTGCCTCTACCGGCTATGACGCCCGGCGCGGCGACATCTGGGGCACTATCCTGCCCGATTTCTACACCGTCGCCGTGTCCGAATTCCCCGCCTTTCAGGATGTGCGCAAGACCACGGTGGACAATGTCGGCCTGGAGGTGACGCACAAGATCAGCGACAGCCTGACCTTTACCGCGCAGACCGGCTATTCCCACTCTGTCACCGAACGCCATTCCATCAACGAGGGCACCGCCGGCGAATTCCTGACCGTCGACGGGGAGTTCGATCAGACGCTGATCACCCAGGAATTCCGCCTGAACCACGAGGAACCGGGCCTGCGGTGGGTGGCTGGCCTGTATGCCGGGCAGGAGGATCAGGGCGCGTTCCGCGATGCGACGCTGCCCAACTTCTCCACCTTCATGCCGGAAAACCAGTACAGCCGGAACAGCGCGGACCTGTTCAACCTCGCCGCCTTTGGCGAGGTCGCCTATGAATTCGCCCCCAGCTGGACGGTGATCGCGGGCGGGCGCCTGGATTATTTCGACCAGACGCAAACCGCGTCCCTGACCACCAATGGCGTGCTGACCTCGCAGACCAGCTCCAGCTTTTCCGACACTGTGTTCATTCCCAAGATCGGGCTGGAATATGCGCTGGCCAATGATGACCGCGTCTCCCTGATCTATCAGGAAGGGTATCGCCCCGGCGGATCCGGCATCCTGGCCGCGACCGGCGCCGCCTATACCTATGACGCGGAGACGGCAAAGACGCTGGAACTGTCCTATCGGGGGCGCGCACTGGAGGATCGGCTGCGGTTCGCTGGCAACGTGTTCTTTCAGCAATGGGACAACCAGCAGGTCGAAATCGGCAGCTATCCCGACAATTACGTGGCCAATGCCGGGCGCTCCGAATCCTATGGTGCGGAGCTGGAGCTGGAATACACCGCCTCCCAACGGCTCAGCCTTTACAGCTCCATCGGGCTGCTGAACACGGAGTTCAAGGATTTCTCGGCCGGTGGCATCAATTATGCCGGCCTGTCCTTTCCCAACGCGCCGGAAACCACGCTGGCCCTTGGCGCCCGCTGGGGCGGCGACACCGGCTGGTTTGCCCTGGGCAACGTGAAGTTCACCGGTGCCTCCATGTCGCGGCTGGAAAACGGCGTGGCCCGGCCCGCCACGCTTGAGGCCTATACCACCGTCGACGCCTCCGTCGGCTATGCCTGGGACAACGGGGCCAAGCTGACGGTATATGGCACCAATCTGTTCGATACCGAGTATTTCACCTATGAAAACGGGCCGGGCGTACTCGCGACGCTGGGGGATCGGCGCGAAATCGGGGTGCGTTTTGACTACACCTTCTGA
- a CDS encoding siderophore-interacting protein — translation MTTPSETMHTARALLNVPSSRATPGFRDFAAQRGLSVENTATGTTIRIGVGTVTLAEADGRTALHIASPEAVNLQLVRDAVAARVADLGLTLDWQDKTAPGRPANLSLAQVTEVRRLTPSYTRVVMEGPQLARFATGPMHFRLLFGPDGADWPHTDAGGVTQWPGGAAAWHRPVYTTRSIDVAPDGVARIAFDVFLHAGGRVTEWTRTLTPGAEIAVTGPGGGRGPAPAGWHLLIGDETAVPVIARILTELPATTTGTALLFVPDAGDAQTLDHPPGVKVHWILRDGAQTPLSALRAQTLPDADRFVFFAAERQEALAARAHLLDLGLAKTEFQSASYWSAPED, via the coding sequence TTGACTACACCTTCTGAGACGATGCACACCGCCCGCGCCCTTTTGAACGTCCCGTCCAGTCGCGCGACGCCGGGGTTCCGCGACTTTGCCGCGCAACGCGGCCTGTCGGTGGAAAACACCGCCACCGGAACCACGATCCGCATCGGCGTGGGCACCGTGACACTGGCCGAAGCCGACGGCCGCACCGCGTTGCACATTGCCTCTCCCGAGGCGGTGAACCTGCAATTGGTGCGCGATGCCGTAGCCGCCCGCGTGGCGGACCTGGGCCTGACCCTCGACTGGCAGGACAAGACCGCGCCGGGCCGTCCCGCCAACCTCAGCCTGGCGCAGGTGACGGAGGTGCGGCGCCTGACGCCCAGCTACACCCGCGTGGTGATGGAGGGACCGCAGCTGGCGCGTTTTGCCACCGGGCCGATGCATTTCCGGCTTCTGTTCGGCCCGGACGGGGCCGATTGGCCGCATACGGATGCGGGCGGCGTGACCCAATGGCCCGGCGGGGCGGCGGCCTGGCACCGTCCCGTCTACACAACGCGCAGCATAGACGTCGCGCCGGACGGCGTGGCCCGCATCGCCTTCGACGTCTTTCTCCATGCCGGCGGGCGGGTCACCGAATGGACCCGGACGCTGACACCGGGGGCGGAGATCGCAGTGACCGGGCCGGGTGGCGGCCGGGGACCGGCGCCTGCGGGCTGGCACCTGCTGATCGGGGACGAGACGGCCGTGCCGGTGATCGCCCGCATCCTGACGGAACTGCCCGCCACCACGACGGGAACCGCGCTGCTGTTCGTGCCTGACGCCGGCGATGCGCAGACGCTGGATCACCCGCCGGGCGTAAAGGTGCACTGGATCCTGCGCGACGGCGCGCAGACGCCCCTGTCGGCCCTGCGCGCCCAGACCCTGCCCGACGCCGATCGCTTCGTCTTCTTTGCCGCCGAGCGGCAGGAGGCGCTGGCCGCCCGCGCGCATCTGCTGGATCTTGGCCTGGCCAAGACGGAGTTCCAATCCGCAAGCTACTGGTCCGCGCCCGAGGACTGA
- a CDS encoding FadR/GntR family transcriptional regulator, whose protein sequence is MKDPRPMKIEPLKREGLASMVIAKILEEVKMGNLSKGDRLPSERHLAEMFNISRPTIREALRGLSLLGVVESNHGGGVFVTSLEASNLLQPLSFFLALEGAAVEKLYDARRLIEGELAALAARNATPKDVEVLRKLIEDQGRKLGNAEAYRLVDAEFHQCLAQLAQNPFLARAAESLFELGNDFRKIASESSEVLSGSVADHNAILDAVAAGDAEGARVAMVAHMNRVFRTTSMFIETQDDQRGTHAGGAAGAARDTTVTNF, encoded by the coding sequence ATGAAGGATCCGCGACCGATGAAGATTGAGCCTCTGAAGCGCGAAGGCCTGGCCAGCATGGTCATCGCCAAGATCCTCGAAGAGGTGAAGATGGGGAATCTGTCGAAGGGGGATCGGCTTCCCTCGGAACGTCATCTGGCCGAGATGTTCAATATCAGCCGCCCCACCATCCGGGAGGCGCTGCGCGGGCTATCGCTGCTGGGGGTCGTCGAATCCAACCATGGCGGCGGGGTTTTCGTGACCTCGCTGGAGGCGAGCAACCTGCTTCAGCCTCTGTCCTTCTTCCTCGCGCTTGAAGGCGCGGCGGTGGAAAAGCTCTACGATGCGCGGCGCCTGATCGAGGGGGAGCTTGCGGCACTGGCCGCCCGGAACGCCACTCCCAAGGATGTCGAAGTCCTCAGAAAACTGATCGAGGACCAGGGCAGAAAGCTCGGCAATGCGGAGGCCTATCGCCTGGTCGACGCCGAATTTCACCAATGCCTCGCCCAGTTGGCGCAGAACCCGTTTCTGGCCCGCGCCGCCGAAAGCCTGTTCGAACTGGGCAATGATTTCCGCAAGATCGCCTCGGAAAGCAGCGAGGTACTCTCCGGCTCGGTGGCCGATCACAATGCCATCCTGGATGCGGTCGCCGCCGGCGATGCGGAGGGGGCACGGGTCGCGATGGTCGCCCATATGAACCGCGTGTTCCGGACGACCTCCATGTTCATCGAAACCCAGGATGACCAGCGCGGGACGCATGCCGGTGGTGCCGCTGGTGCGGCGCGGGACACGACGGTGACGAACTTTTGA
- a CDS encoding C-terminal binding protein, translating to MVTDYTFSDLLQETAAAESVGARLSGHQCQDTGEVARAVKGADMVLVQFAPLDATAIAGLAEGAAVVRYGIGYDNIDLKACAARGISVGYVPDYCAGEVADHAASMVLAMHRKLPQLDASVRRDEWKSVEIARPILASEDVTVGFFGFGNIARKLRDRLAPFGFSFAVSDPTLDAAQAQADGVTLMSADALFAHCDVISLHAPATPATNGVVNAERLRTMKPHAVIVNTSRGSLIDEAALAEALHAGTIGGAALDVFEKEPLPPASPLRNAPNLLLTPHSAWYSEAAIGLLQKLAGDDIVNHLSGRPLRKPVPTLAGA from the coding sequence GTGGTCACGGACTACACATTCTCCGACCTTCTTCAGGAGACCGCAGCGGCGGAATCGGTCGGTGCGCGGCTGAGCGGTCACCAATGCCAGGATACCGGGGAGGTCGCGCGCGCCGTCAAGGGCGCCGACATGGTTCTGGTCCAGTTCGCACCCCTCGACGCCACCGCCATCGCGGGACTGGCCGAGGGCGCAGCGGTTGTCCGCTACGGGATAGGCTATGACAACATCGACCTGAAGGCCTGTGCGGCGCGCGGCATTTCCGTGGGCTACGTCCCCGATTATTGTGCGGGTGAAGTCGCGGATCATGCCGCGTCGATGGTGCTGGCGATGCACCGCAAATTGCCCCAGCTTGACGCATCCGTCCGCCGGGACGAATGGAAAAGCGTGGAGATCGCCAGGCCCATCCTGGCGTCCGAGGATGTCACGGTCGGGTTCTTCGGCTTTGGCAACATCGCCCGAAAACTGCGCGACCGGCTGGCGCCCTTCGGCTTCTCCTTCGCCGTCTCCGATCCCACGCTTGACGCGGCGCAGGCTCAGGCGGACGGCGTGACGCTGATGTCGGCCGATGCGCTCTTTGCGCATTGCGATGTCATCAGCCTGCACGCCCCCGCGACGCCCGCGACCAACGGCGTGGTGAACGCCGAAAGGCTGCGGACGATGAAACCGCACGCCGTCATCGTCAACACCTCCCGCGGGAGCCTGATCGACGAGGCCGCGCTGGCAGAGGCGCTGCACGCAGGCACAATCGGAGGCGCCGCGCTCGACGTGTTCGAGAAGGAGCCGCTGCCCCCGGCCTCACCGTTGCGCAACGCGCCGAACCTGCTGCTGACCCCGCATTCCGCGTGGTATTCCGAAGCGGCGATCGGCCTTCTGCAAAAGCTTGCCGGTGACGACATCGTCAATCACCTGTCGGGCCGCCCCCTGCGCAAGCCGGTCCCCACGCTCGCCGGCGCATGA
- a CDS encoding fumarylacetoacetate hydrolase family protein, with translation MKLLRYGPAGYEVPGIIGPEGEIRGLSGHVDDIGAATLSDQALDDIRTLDIASLPRVEDGVRVGPCVGGIGKVVCVGLNYSDHAEESNLPAPAEPILFMKATSAVSGPNDPIRIPRDSEKTDWEVELGVIIGRTARYVTEDAALDHVAGYCVANDVSERAFQNERGGQWVKGKSADSFGPLGPWMVTRDEVENPNDLALWLEVDGHRYQNGTTARMIFPVPFLISYISRFMTLQPGDVILTGTPAGVGMGQTPQTFLRPGQRVTLGVDGLGRQSQLVEAGE, from the coding sequence ATGAAATTGCTCCGCTATGGCCCCGCCGGATACGAAGTGCCAGGCATCATCGGTCCGGAGGGCGAAATTCGCGGCCTCTCCGGCCATGTCGACGATATCGGTGCCGCGACCCTGTCGGATCAGGCGCTGGACGACATCCGCACCCTGGACATCGCATCCCTGCCCCGCGTGGAAGACGGCGTGCGCGTCGGTCCCTGTGTGGGCGGCATCGGCAAGGTGGTCTGCGTGGGGTTGAACTATTCCGACCACGCGGAGGAATCCAACCTGCCCGCCCCGGCAGAGCCAATCCTGTTCATGAAGGCCACCAGCGCCGTTTCGGGCCCCAACGACCCGATCCGCATTCCGCGCGACTCGGAAAAGACCGATTGGGAAGTCGAACTTGGCGTGATCATCGGCCGGACGGCCCGCTACGTGACCGAAGACGCCGCCCTGGATCATGTTGCCGGCTATTGCGTGGCCAATGATGTCTCCGAGCGCGCGTTCCAGAACGAACGCGGAGGACAATGGGTCAAGGGGAAATCGGCCGACAGCTTCGGACCGCTGGGCCCCTGGATGGTCACGCGCGACGAAGTGGAGAACCCGAATGATCTGGCGCTCTGGCTGGAGGTGGATGGCCATCGCTACCAGAATGGCACCACGGCCCGGATGATCTTTCCCGTGCCGTTCCTGATCTCCTACATCAGCCGGTTCATGACGCTTCAGCCCGGTGACGTCATCCTGACGGGCACCCCCGCCGGCGTGGGGATGGGCCAGACACCCCAGACCTTCCTGCGGCCCGGCCAGCGCGTGACGCTGGGGGTCGACGGGCTGGGCCGGCAAAGCCAGCTCGTGGAAGCCGGAGAGTGA